The genome window CTGAACGTTAACTTGTATGTAAAGAAACTGTTGCTCTTAGGAAAGATGATTTAGGTACGTACCTTGTAGGGCTTAAGCTTCTCCGTATCCTGCGTGTCGTCAAAATGCTCTAGCAGATCGTAGCTGCTCATGATGCCAATGAGCTTGCGGCGCAATTCGTCGGCCTTCAGCCCGTCTTTGTCCTTGTGCTGGGAGTTGAGCTGTTTCCAAGCGATCTCTTCCTTATCGTGGATCTTGAGCTCCATGTACAGTGACTTTAGCTTGGGCTCTGTTAGGCGCTGTAATCGGGATTAGTACGCTAAAATATGAGATATCTTATGGTGTCCACTCACATTCTGCGCCTTGGCCCACACGAGATTCAACTTGGCCATGCGAAATGGCCGCTGGATGCTCTTGAAGTCCGGATCATACTTCTCCTGCTTTACTTGCTGAAAATGCGGGTCGTTGGCCTCCTTGCTGTACTTCTTGCTCTGCTTTTTGTCGGCATCCACGCCCTGCAGTGCAATAAGCACGGAAAGTGCGATGGCTGCGACAACGAGAGCTGACCTAACCATTTTCCTCGTGGTTTTTATTTCGGGTTTAAAGCACGCAATTTTTGGTGCAGTGCTGACCTGGCTAAACAGTTATTCACAACACGCAGTGTGGCCATCTACCGATCGCATAAAGCTTTGGTGCTGACAGTCTagctattattttattttaatgctTAGTTTTTCGCATTTAAGATTTTTGATCTTGGTCAAGCAtgaacaatttatttaaattatttcatacaaattttaataaaaacaattcaatttgcggTAAGAGTGAAGTAAAACCATTAAAGCATGTTtatgtaataaatattaagGGGCCACATTTTCCTGAAATGATAAGTAGATCATATTGCAGCACTGACGTGCCGCTGAGATGTGGCAACTGTTGctaactgcacttggtcacacTGCCAATTTGCATCTGCCGCCTTACCACGAAATTGCGCtgaattataattattatcgAGTGCTTTGAACCTAGGAGTGATTACATTGAGAAACCAGGACAATGAGAACGGAGGCAGCGGTCAGTTGTTTCCTGTTGGTATTGCACAGGGTATGCTGTCAGAGTGGCAGCGATGAGTCCTGGCTGAGTCCGGATCCCGCCTGGTCGGACCTGGTTAACGATTTCAATCAGCCCGGCGAATTTTGCCAGTGTCCTGCGAGTCCAGATTTGTCTCCAGTGGCCATAGAGGATGCCGTGGCACTCACATACTTCAAGAAGTTTGTCAACATGCTGTTTCAGCGCAAGCGTTTTCAGGTATGATCGCTGTTTAGACCAAAGTTGGCGACATGACGTCATATGTGTGTAACTTTTGTGTAATTAGTACGATGCTATGTCGGCGGTCCATAAGCGATCGCTGCTCTTCTCCCTGCTCCCATCGCAACTGGATGAACTGGAGAGGGTGCAGAATGCTCGGGATTTGGACGTTTTGCTGACAAAAATATTGGAGAGTGCCGAGGAGGCTCCTTTGTTTAATGGAAGGTCCGGATGCTCATACGTCCGACAAGGTTTTTTCTCCTTATTGGTGGATATATTCAAGGATGTAATTGAACTGACGAAAACGACCGAGGTACTTGTTGCGCATTTTTATGGAAACTTGACTATTTGCTATTTAATGGGTTTTCTCATTCCTAGGTGAAATTTATCCTATATGCAACATTAGCAATTGCACTTGCCGTCATTGTGCACAAACGTTTCCGTGTCGGACTAGTTTCACTTGTTCTGGGAGGCGTGTTTTTGTGTGGATATATTCAGACTTATTTAGAATGCAACAGAGTATGTCTAGCCTGAAAATGTGTGAAATTGTGCTCATTATATGTTTATAATTAGGAATTAGACATCGATAGGTTAATAGAGGTCGTAAATCATCACCATGAGCCTGATTCGTCCTTGCTTAGTCGACTGCAAGGCTACATATACCGAGACTCGCCAAAAACTAAGAAGATAGATATGATCAAGTAAGAACATAACATCTAATTAAGAAACTCGATTGATTATAGTGTTCTTTTTTTAGAAAATCCGCAAAACTcagcatttccatttgcatgcCAGATCAAGTGTTCTTTATGTACATGAACAACCTATTTATCAAGCAGTTGGAAATCATGATAGAAAAGGTGTCGGGAACTATGACTAAACTGTCCTGTAAGTATTTAAGCATGAACACTTCTCGAATGTTTCTTTATTATTCGATGAAAAGCTCGAGAATTCGCACAGTCAATAATTGCCACTTCAATAACCATATTTACCCATAGCCGGATTATCCTTCCCGTATAACCTCCTTGCACCAGTCATTTTGGTGTTTTTAGTGGGTTACATCATAAAGCTGTCCTTTAAATACATCTTGAGCCCCCGAGCATGGGCGTCTCTTTTACACAGGCCAGCACCACAAGGGACACCAACGATTCACCAGCCCATTAATGCACGGGCCCCCGAAGGGGACTGCATATCGGGCGACAACTTAAAGATGCTGCTAAATGTAATTAACGTGAGAAGTGTTCCAAAGGAGTCGCTACAGCGACTTCCTGCCGTTTCGGGCGTCCAAGAGCTGGAGGAAGCGCACGAATCTCCCACCACACCaacgaaaaaagaaaatttagaTAAAAGCGAttccagcaacagcagcaaaagcaaaagctgTGTTGCTGAAGATGAAGGATTCACGTTGGTCGACGATCACGAGGATAATAACATTGATAATGTGTAGTGGCCGcaaataaacatattttgtaatttaagTGTAAAGTCCGTGATTTTTACCCAGTTTTTAGAGACCACTTGTGGCAAATAATTaagttttttcattttttgatttgtcatagttaaatttttattgaaattatttTGCATGTACTTAATCTCATTTGCGCGATAAGTGTTATTAAGATAAATCTTCAACAATAAGATCTTTTAAGTAGGCCACGAAACTGTTTATATTTTGCTTATTATTGTTATGATGCCGGCCCTTCAAAAAATCagatataatttttatatgtaacttgttgatcttttatatttacaacTTGGCGCTCAGGcgattattaataataatattattagcaGTGGGCGCTCATTTGTGAGTTGCGTATTAATTGAATGTAAGCGATAATTTAATATTCGGTTTTCGAATCTTGTAAAATCTAATTTAATATGTATACAactaatatatttatatatctatgtatataGATCTATATggtgtgtgtatatatttgtaaGAAAAAATTAGAAAAGAATTTCggtgtaaatatatttattcgTTGTATTTTAAATCATGCACCTAAAATGTATTATGCTTTAATTACAATTCATTGTTATTATAATTCGTATGCAACTAAGTAACTTTACGCATTAGTGAAATGTACTGTATGCAGAGAATGTTGTCCAATATACGGCACATACTGAATAGCCAAAACCCAGTTTGCTGTCCACAATTAAACGTACCTAAAACTAGTAAAACACCAAGCAGAACCCAAAGCACAGGCAGGCTAACTAGAATTCTCAACTAAGGCTGGCATATCGTCGTAATCGTCCAGGTCTATGGCAAACCGAGATAATTCATCTAAATTGATTTCACAAATCTTATACGCAAATTGGTCCGCTATCATAATCTTGATTAATAATTTCTCTACTCGAATtcaacaatttattttgtttttgttaagATCTAGTGGGTAATTTCCCCCATCTGATTTGTGTTGGCGGCTGTTATACTTTTATTTGTCCGGCACTGCTGGACGGCGGACCAGCAGCCAAAGTTACCAGTTTGATGAGCAACATCATAATTAATGTAATTACATGCCCCTCTATTTGGCTAATTGGTATAGCAGCGTTTAAAGCATATCATTCACTTAGTCCGAttggtaaaatttaaaaaaactaaTCCTCTTAATATCAAACAACAGCAAACTATGCGAAACAATTTGTTCAACTCCTACGCCTACGCCTACGCACAAGCCAACTAACTATTTAAATAACGAATACCACAATTGGGAACGGTCTGTGTTAAGTTATACGTACGTACGAcacatccatccatccatacATACTTTTAGATAGATGGGTAGGTGTTTTAAAAACAGGCAACTTATATCCCATCTACGCTACTGCAAAAAGTGCACCAAATGCTCTTCAAATATCCTTCGATGTACGCGTTACTTGGCTCACACGATGAATGCGAATGCAATTGTACTTAAACGTGATTCTGACTTAGGCTAACTCTCTGACTGATCGATCTGGCTGCTACTGAGAAAGTTCAAGCTGCTCAATAAAGTTCAGCAAATGAGTGTAAAATTGTACATACacatatttaatataatacaaaaaaCACAATGCCATTGCGAATTTCTTCTTTCTTCTGTTTTACGGACTGTGGGCTGTCGGTGTTGTGTTGGCCATGAGTATTTTATACATTAGCTTATGTGGCGATCGGGGCGAATCGTCGGAATCGTCCGAATCGGTATTATTCTGGTTAGGTGGTAAATAGTTAAACAGCAATGATAGTCAGGGGAGGCATCGGCCATTTCCGGCCAATTGCggccacttccgtttccggttgcCTCGCGATGCTCTCTGTGTGGCGATCACGGAGAAGTCTTACGTTGATGGATCcatgtaaatattttgttatcaTATCGTTGTAGATACAGATTCTATGTCTTTAAGTAGGTACTTTGGCTTTCATTAGAGATATAGTGTATAGCTTCGTTCGATTTCGTTTCGATATCTGGTTATGAATGGCTGGTGGATCATGCAGTATGTATGTAAGTATGTAAACATTTGATATGTATGCCGTTACGTTTCAGATGCGATTATGTGCAAACTTAGGTTTAGTTTCCGTGGTGTGTTTGGAttagtatatatgtatatatgtatgtagtacGTGGTATCGTATCTGGTATCGTGTCCTCTGTGCGACTAGAAAGATCTGATCTGCTCGAATAGAATATAGAACCTATGCAAAATATACTCGTAATCGTAATTGCAATCGTGGTGCGACTTATCCAGTCAGTTTCTAAATACAAGTGTCTCGTTATGGAGGTAACTCTATATGTGGGTAAAGTGGGTCTTCTGGGGATTGTGTGTGTGGTATGTGGTATGTGGTACGTGGTGTGTGCGGTGCGTGGTGTGGTGTGGAGTGGCGTGGCCCgtgtgggtggctgggtggctACCTAAGCCAGCAACCCCCCACCCAAGGGTGCTGCCCCAAGGCGAGTATTTGTCTGTCACCGTCGTCTCCGTT of Drosophila mauritiana strain mau12 chromosome 3R, ASM438214v1, whole genome shotgun sequence contains these proteins:
- the LOC117146055 gene encoding uncharacterized protein LOC117146055; this translates as MRTEAAVSCFLLVLHRVCCQSGSDESWLSPDPAWSDLVNDFNQPGEFCQCPASPDLSPVAIEDAVALTYFKKFVNMLFQRKRFQYDAMSAVHKRSLLFSLLPSQLDELERVQNARDLDVLLTKILESAEEAPLFNGRSGCSYVRQGFFSLLVDIFKDVIELTKTTEVKFILYATLAIALAVIVHKRFRVGLVSLVLGGVFLCGYIQTYLECNRELDIDRLIEVVNHHHEPDSSLLSRLQGYIYRDSPKTKKIDMIKKSAKLSISICMPDQVFFMYMNNLFIKQLEIMIEKVSGTMTKLSSGLSFPYNLLAPVILVFLVGYIIKLSFKYILSPRAWASLLHRPAPQGTPTIHQPINARAPEGDCISGDNLKMLLNVINVRSVPKESLQRLPAVSGVQELEEAHESPTTPTKKENLDKSDSSNSSKSKSCVAEDEGFTLVDDHEDNNIDNV